The Paenibacillus swuensis genome contains the following window.
TGAAATAGGCCAGCTGTCTGGAAACCCTGCGAATTCTGTTCAACAGTTGAATCGGCGTGATGCGAAACCTGGACAGCTTCCGTTTCTTTTTGGGTTTTCTTTGGCAACCGTGAATGACGACCTGTTTACCGCGTGTGCCCTTCTTTAACTTCAACGTTCTCATTTCGCACCCCACCCTTTCTTGCTAGTTGGTTTACTGATAGTTGGTTAATCATGACGAACAATGCGTATCGGGCCCGGTTAATCCAAGAATTTCGGAACGCCATCCTTTGCCTTTGACGCACCTTAACTTCATGATTATCCGCTAATGCTCTGGCCACCGTGTCCGGCGCGTTGGTTACATTCGTAATATAGGCTAAATTTCCAAACTTCCGCAGCTCCGGCATATCCGAGGCGATCACGGGCTTTCCAGCGGAACTATACTCATAAAACTTCACCGGATCACAGCCTTCGATCATCGGAGTCAAACGAAAAGGAATCAAGGCGGCATCGAACCAGCTTAAGTAGCCGGGTAACTCCTCGTATGATTTCATCTCCAGTTTGGTCACCCGAGGGTGCTTCACTTCCAGGTCATAGAGCCGGTTCGCTCCGATTAACACAACAGGATAACGTTCCGCTACGGCGTAAACCATCTCCAGATCCATCCAGCTGGTCACCGCTCCGTAATATCCGATTAAAGGCTCATCCTTGGTTTGAGGTAAGTCAGAAGGTCGTGACAGTCGCTGGGCCGCGCTTTTGAAATGCTCATAATCAGCCGCATTCGGTAACAACACCGTTCGAATTCCGCGGGAAGCATGCTCGTTATAGATTGCCTGCGCCGAGGCAAAGGTAATCGCCGTTTTCCGTTCCATAACGGGTACGAGTTGATGCCAAGCCGAAAATTCATCCGCCGCCAGATCACAAGAATCAAACACCGCCAGATCATGATCATTGGAGTCGATAAACCACCCTTGATTTACCGCGCACCAGAACACCACCTTACCTCGAATGTAAGGTTTATAGTCTACACTGCGATGAATGACCCTGAAGTCAGGAAGCTCCGGATAAGGCTGGATGACCGGTTCATGCTGGGGAAACAGATCCGCCGGATTAATGAACACGACGTTGGCACCGGCTTGGGCAAAAGCTTTCATCATCTGATGCGGCCTTTGATGCATAAACTGATAGTCAATGGCTGGCGGGTAGATGATGGTGATCTCCGTCTTCATGGCTTCTCACCTATCCGTATATTTTTCTGTAACCGAGACTTTATCACAGTATGTATAGGCCTTAGCGGTTGATTGTGTATCTACCTAGTTTGTCATCCGATTTCCTGTACCGACATAAGCTGATAACGGATGAAAGGAGGGATGAAAGTTGAGGATTCTCTTTCTGAATTGGGCTCCCATCATCACATTCGGGCTTGCTGCAGGGTTTCAACAACTCGGACACGAGGTTGAGATTCTACGCCCGGAAGAAGATTCCACGGAAGGTATGCTGCATCGTATTGCGGCGTGCAAGCCTGATGTGCTCCTGACTGAAGGCGGCGTGGGCCGGGAAGATGTCATCTTTCCCGTTCTGGAACAGAGCGGCATTTCCCACGTGTACTGGGGCATCGAAGACCCTGTCGCCTATAATCTGTCATTGGCGTACGGGAAGCGGTCTGTGTTAACCTTGACGACCCATCGCGAGTGGCTGCAGGAGATTTATGAGCCTGCCGGTGTGGAGGCGATTTGTATCCCTTTTGCCTGTAATCCGGCGTTTCATAGAAAGGGTTTGTTGCGCCCTGAATTTCACCATGAGCTTGTGTTCGTAGGCAATAATTACGAGAATCATCCCCATCGGATTGAAGGTCATCGAATCTTGTTTGATGCTTGTCTACAGGCTGATTTACCGCTCGTGTTCTACGGCGATGACAACTGGGTGAACGGAAAACTGGGGTACCAGGTGCCGCCGAACGCTTACAAAGGATATTTCGGTTATCTGGATTGGCCCGATTTATGCGCTTCATCCGCTTTCATTCTGGGCGTGCACAGCATTGGCAACTCGTCTACGATGCAGTCGATGCGTACGTTCGAAGTGTTGGGCTGCGGCGGATTTTTCCTTACACAACATACCCCTGCTATTGAGCACATGTTCGAGAATCATAAACATCTGGTGTGGACTCAGAGTCCCGAGGAAACGGTCGAGTTGGTTCGCTATTACCAGGCCAGACCAGACGCCATGAAACGGATTCGTACGGAGGGGCAAAATCACGCTTATGCCAACCATACGTACAGGCATCGGGCGGAGGATATTGTGGCGCGGTTGGGAGCATTAACGGGGTTGAGGTAATGTAAGGCGTGGCGGGGCAATAGCATGGTTAACGCAGCTTTGCGACGTTGAATGCTTGGAGGGCGGCAGGTGAAAGTGGCTTAGATTTGTGGAAGCGGAGGTATAAAGCACGGGAAGGTGGGAGTGTAGCGCATGGGAACTGAGGATAGCCGATTTTTTAAGGTTTCGGATCCGCATTCGGATGAAGTGCTGTTTCGGATTCCCCACTATTGGTGGAGCCGACTCTATGAATATGAATGGGCCAAAAACTTTGTCAGGCCTGGGGATGTCGTGCTGGATGCCGCTTGCGGGATCGATCATCCGTTTAAGTTTTACCTTACCACGGTCACGGATCAGGTGTATGCCTGTGATATCGATCCTCGGATTGTGATGCCGGAACAGGTTATTGAGAGCATGAGGGGGAGCTTCTTCGGGGCTGAAGCGGCGGAGGTTGTTCGGAATCAGTATGTGGATCGGGTACAATTCGCCCATGCGGATTTGACGCGGCTGCCGTATGCGGATGCTTCCTTTGACCGGGTTTTCTGTATCTCGGTGCTGGAAGAAATGCCTGCTCAAGCCTGCCTTTCCGCGCTTAAGGAATTTCGGAGAGTGCTGCGGCCGGACGGACTTGTCGTGCTGACATTCGATTACCCCAATATCGACCTGGCCTTGTTGCGCGAGCAGTTGGAGGAAGCCGATCTGGCTGTCGCCGGCCCGGTTGACTGGGAGCTGCCGGAGGATGCGCTGTACACCGAGATGTGGGGCGGGTTGTATTGCTTCCGTGCTTTGTTGAAACGAAAATAGCTTAAATCGCTGTGCTAATATTTAATTCTTCGCAAGTCTTTCAAGCACTTCACGGTGACGTTTCATAACCTCCATTGCCGCTTGGCTTACGGCTTCCTTGGAAGGGATAATACTCCCTGTTTGTTGTGACTCTTCTAGTTCTTCACGTTTGATGACCCTGTTTTTATCATCCTTCATACAGTCCACCTCCTCTATTAGTAATTTACCATATTTTATAGTATTATTGTTCAATAATTTCTAGCAGCATAGCTTTCCGCTCAGCAAAAAAACTCTGTGGTAATTCTCCACAGAGTTTGCTTATTTTGAAAAGTCGCCTAAGACCAATACCGCCGCGAGATGCAATGCTCCTTTTCCAGCCTGAAGCCCTTCAGGTCCACCAGCTCGATACTGGAAGTGGATTCCGGCGCATGAATCATCCGCCCGTCACCTGCATAAATGCCTACGTGATGCACCCTGCCCTTCCCCTCTTCATGAGCAAAAAAGAGCAAATCCCCCGCTTCCAAATCCGCCTTCTCCACCAGTAAACCATGTCTGGCTTGATCGGATGCGTCCCGCGGGATGTTAATGCCGAAAGAATGATGCATGTTATACGCAAATCCGGAGCAGTCGTACCCGAACGCGGACATGCCGCCCCAGAGGTAATGGAGCCCGAGAAAGCGGCGGGCTTGCTCAACAATGGTCTGACCGGCAGTGGCGTTCGGCTTGGAATTACCCGACATGTCCTCCATTGAAAATGGAGATGTTCTGCCAGTGTGGAAATTCGGTGATGACCCAGGCACCGGCTCCGCCGAACCCGTAAGGATCCGAACATCGTCCGCCTTAAAGAAGCCGGTTCCTTCCGTTGTCTGCACCTTCACCCAGTCGCCTGCGGCTTCAAGCACCGGGAGCTTCGTCAGGTAGCTCAGCTCCAGCCGCGGCTGCGGCTGCGCCTCCGCGGGCAAACCCCCGCCACCGACCGCCTCCGCGGCACCGTAAAGCCACGCCGTGCCGGCGACCACCTCCGCCCAGGCTGCGCCCGGCGGAGCAACCATCGCCGCAGCCAGCTGCGCGCGCGGCACCCAGCCGGGGTACCCGGCTTCGTGCTGTCGCGTGCTTTGCTGCGGCAAGAGCACCTTAACCCATTGCTCGCGTTCCTCCGCAATGCGTACGGTCACCCCATAAAGCGCCTGCGTCTGCACCCGGTTCGACGCGCACAGATCCAGTCTGTCCGCTATCGTCATCGCGGACAGCCACTCCCGGATGCCGGCCGGCCGCGCCAGGGCCGGAGCATCCAGCGCCCGCGGGGACTCCGGTGTCGTCCACACCGTGGCTACGGACACCGCTACCGTCATTTGCCGCATTTCATGTTCGTCAGCGTTCATCATCACGCCCTCCTCGCCTAGAGGCTATATCTTTCATCTCCTGCTGTTCTGCGCTCACCCTCTACGCCTGGCTTTAACCTTAATCCTCGCCTTCCACTTTCCTGCGCCATTTCCCTCTTCTTTACGTTTCGACAAAATATTGCCCGGGCAATATCTCGCTCATTCCTCGCTTCACTCAACCTTTACGAGCTACATCCCCGCCCCGACCGAAGAATGCCGGAGCACATCCCGAATGCCCAGCCCCGCTTCCTGCGGAAACGTCATCCGCCGGCCGTCATACTGCACGCCGCCGACCACAATGTCGTTCATCAACATCAGCGGCGCGTCGAAGTCGAAACGGGTGATGTTTTTTTTGCTTGCCGCCAAGTGGGCTGCCGCCGTGACCGCCACCCTTGACTCAATCATGCTCCCCACCATACATTCCACGCCGCATTCCTCCGCGAGATGGTTAATCATCTGCGCCTTATAGATCCCGCCCGACTTCATCAGCTTAATGTTGATCAGATCCGCGGCCCGACGCTTCAGCACTTCAAACGCCTGCCCCGGCGAAAACACGCTCTCATCCGCCATAATCGGCGTTTCCACCGCATCCGTGACCGCCTTCAAACCCTCGATATCATGCGCCTTTACCGGTTGCTCCACCAGCTCAATGTCCAGACCCAGATCCTCCATCCGGCGTATGGCGCGCACCGCGTCCTTCACCTGCCAGCCTTGATTCGCATCCACGCGGATCTTCACAGCGGGCCCTACGCACCGGCGAATTTCCTCCATCCGAGCAATGTCCTCGGCCATACTGTCCTTGCCCACCTTGATCTTCAACACATTAAAGCCGTCCTGCACATACCTGACCGCATCCTCACCCATTTCCTTCGGCGAGTTCACGCTGACCGTGAAATTTGTTTCAAGCTCATCCTTGTATCCGCCCAAAAACTGATAGAGCGGCAATCCGCAGCACTGCGCAATCAGATCGTACACCGCCATGTCCACGGCGGCTTTGGCGCTTGAACTGCCGATCATGGATTGGTGTACCGCTTGCAGAATCCGCTCATAGCCGCGTACATCCTGCCCGATCAATAGCGGTTTGAACGTATTCTCAATTGCCGCATGGATCCCTTCCAGACTATCGCCCGTAATCACAATCGTGGAAGGAGCCTCGCCCCATCCCGCGCGTCCATCCTCGGTTGCCAGCCTGACGATGATCGATTCGGCATGATATACCGTGCGAAGCGCGGTTTTGAACGGCTTGATTAGCGGCGTGGATTGCCTCATGATTTCTATATTTTCAATAATCATCGTATGTAGTCCTCCTTAGGCGTAAGTCCCGGGCTCATGACATTCCAGCCGCTTCTCGTACGTGTTCATGGTTGCTTCGATGCCGAGCGGTAACGCGATATTCGGTGAACAGTGTCCGATGCGGAATCCCGCCATGACCGGCTTGCCTGCAGCAACGATGTGATCCTGTATGACCTCATCCAGTGATAATGACACTTTCCGCTTCCTCGGCGCACAGTTGTTGAAATCGCCGATCACCATCCCGGCCGCGTCCGCAAACTTCCCGGCTAACCGCAATTGGTTCAGCATCCGGTCGATCCGATACGGTTCCTCATCAATATCTTCTATGAACAGCAACGCTCCGGTGGTGTCGATTTCATATGGCGTGCCCAGCGTGCTCACGATTAACGATAAATTCCCGCCAATCAACGGGCCCGAAGCGACACCTTCCACCAGTACATCCAAAGGCGCGATTTCTTCCGTATAACACAATACCCCCGGCTGAACCAGGAGTTGCAAATTCTGAACGGTGAGTGGATTCACATCCATTTTGCACAAATCAATCATCATCGGTCCATGAAACGTCACTAAACCCGACAATTTGCCAATCGCCGCATGCAGGAACGTAATATCGCTATATCCCCAGAACACTTTCGGATTCGCCCGTATCATCTCATAATCGAGTCGATCGGCGATTCGGGGCGTACCATACCCGCCCCGCGCGCACAAGATCGCATGAATCCCCGGATCAGCGAACATCGCGTTCAACTCCTCCGCCCGCTCCGCGTCCGTTCCCGACAAGTACCCGTGCTGCTTCAACACCGTATTTCCTACTTGCACCCGTAATCCCAGCTGTTCCAAATAAGCCGCAGCCGACTTCATCTGCTCCCAGTCCCCGGGACTTGCAGGCGCTGTGATTCCCACGGTATTTCCCGGGACTAATGCCCGCGGTTTGATCCGATGTACGCTCATAGATGTCCTCATTTCTGCCCAATTCTCTAGAAAAAAAGGGGAAGCCACCCTAAAGGCGCACACCCCTTATTTCCTAATTGATTATGATTTCAAATCGGTCCACTTAAAGTCGATAAATCCGAACGGATGACGGACCACACCTTCAAGTTTCTCCGTTTGCATGTACACGGTGTTGTAGAAATATAACGGGAGCACAGGGGCCTCATCCATCAAAATCTTCTCCGCATCATGCAGCATCTGGAACCGTTTCGGTTCATCTGGTTCATTATATGCGTCTTTAATCAATTTATCATACGCCGCGTTGACCCAGCCTGTCCGGCTGAACGGGTTGGTGGACTGGAAACCGTCCAGGAAGTTGATCGGATCGGCAAAGTCCGGCAGGAACGAAGAGCGGGAGAGTTGCAGCTGCAGTTTCTTTTGCTCATCGGATAATACCTTGCTTTCCTTGTTCGCCAGCTTCACATCGACGCCCAGATTGTCTTTGAACATCGCTTGCAGCGCCTGAGCCACCCGTTGGGAAACGTCGTTCGTGTTGTAAGTCAGGGTCACTTCCGGCAGTGTCGTGTAACCCGCTTCTTTCATACCTTTGTCCAAAAGAGTCTTCGCTTCCGCCGCGTCAAACTTGATCAAATCCCCGCCGACTTCGCGGAAATCCTTGCCGGACGGCTCGATCAGCCCCGGGGAAACGAAGGCCACCGCTGGCTTCTGCTTCTGCTTCAGTACCAGATCCACCAGCTGCTGCCTGTCCACCGCGGCCACAAACGCTTTACGGATGTTCGCATTTTTGAACGGCTCTTTCGTTACGTTGAAACGGTAGAAGGCGACGCCCGCGCTTTCTTCCACGGTCACCTTCTTCTCTGCGAACAATTGGTCGCTGAGGTCGGCCGGAATGGAGCCTGTCGTATGCAGCTCGCCCGTTGAGTACAGTTGGTAGGCAGTGTTGGCGTCATTGACCATTTTGAACGTAAGTCCGTCCAGCTTCACATTCGCTGCATCCCAGTATTGGTCGTTCTTTACCATCTTCAGTTCGCTGTCGTGGGCCCATTCCTTGATGGTGAACGGTCCGTTGCTCACGATCGTTGCGGCTTCACCGGCCCAAGCGGCATTGCCTTCCACTGTTGCTTTGTGCACCGGGAAGAACGCCGGGCTGGCTACCATGTTAATCAACCAGGAAGCAGGCTGAGCCAGGGTAACTTCAAGGGTTTTCTCGTTGACCGCTTTAATCATGACGCCGTCCGCTGCGCCCTTACCGGAATTGAACGCTTCAGCGCCTTGAATCGGATATGCCAGGAAAGCCGCATCCGAAGCCGTTGCCGGATCCAACAGCCGCTTCCATGCGAATTCGAAATCCGCCGCGGTCACAGGGTCGCCGTTGCTCCATTTGATACCGTCGCGCAGGTTAAATGTGTATTTCAGGCCATCCGCCGCAATCGTCCAGTCCTTCGCCATCGCGGCTTCCGGCTTCTGGTCTTTGCCCAGGCGGGTCAGGCCTTCAAAGGCATTGTTCACGACGTCGTAGGATACTTGATCGAAACCGATCGGAGGATCCAGGGAAGTCGGTTCGCGCGTGTTGTTATACATGACAATTTTGGCTTCCGCCTCCGCTGTTTTCTCTTCTTTCGCCTGCTCTTTGTTATTTCCCGCCGGCGTGTTGCCGTTGTCGGTTGTGTTGTTATTGCTGTTGCAGCCTGCCAACACAGCTCCGAGTACGAACGTTAAGACGATCACCCATACCGATAGTTTTTTCATTCGTTTTGTTCTCTCCTCTTAATGATTTATTTGTATTTCTATCGCACAGCCGCAACATAAGCCTTCTTCGCGGGTGGCTGGGATATTCGCTTGGCTCTCGGATCTTGCAACCAACAGGCAACCGTGTGATGCCCGCTCAATCCGGTGTTATCGGGTTGGTATACGCCGCAAACTTCCATGGCATGACTGCATCGCGCGGCGAAAGCGCAGCCTTGCGGCGGAGCGAACAAGTCCGGCGGGGTGCCGCCGATCGGCTTGAGCGGTTGGGACCGATCCATATCCAGCCGCGGAATGGAATCCAGCAGGCCTTGGGTGTACGGATGCTGCGGGTTGTAGAACAGCTCGTGCACCGTGCCGCTCTCGACAACTTTGCCGGCGTACATCACATTCACGCGATCCGCGATGTTGGCTACAACGCCGAGGTCATGCGTGATAATGAGGATGGCTACGCCTGTTTTCTTCTGCAGGAACTTGAACAAATCAATAATCTGCGCCTGAATCGTTACATCCAGCGCCGTAGTCGGCTCATCGGCGATGAGAATGGACGGGTTGCATACCGAGGCGATCGCGATCATCATGCGTTGCCTCATCCCGCCGCTGAACTCGTGCAGGTATTGCTTGAGGCGCATCTCCGGGTTGGAGATGCCCACAAGACCCAACATCTCGATCGCCTGTTTGCGCGCGGCCGAACGGGAAAGCTTCTGATGGCGGATGATGCCTTCCATTATCTGTTCCCCGATGGATAGGGTGGGGTTGAGCGCCGTCATCGCGTCTTGAAAGATCATGGAGATTTCGGAGCCGCGAAGCTCCCTCATCTGCTTCTCGCTCAGCTGGGTCAGCTCCCGGCCTTTGTAGCGAATGCTGCCCTGGTCGATGCTGGAGCTGTGCGGCGGCAGAAGGCGCATCACGCTGCGCGCGGTGACGCTCTTGCCGCAGCCGGATTCGCCTACGATGGCGAAGGTTTCGCCCTTGCGCAAAGTGAAGCTGACACCGCGAACCGCTTGCACGCGGCCGCCGTGCGTGGTGAAGGAGACGTGCAGGTTCTCGACTTCAAGCAGCAGGTCGGATGCTGTTGTTCCCTTGATGTCGTTCAAGTTTTCCAAACCCCTCGATTTCTTCGGGTCCTTCAGGTCCTTCAGGTCCTTCAGGTCCTTCGGATTCGTTATGTCGTTCAAGTTTTCCATGCGCTTACCTCCTCAGCTTCGGATTGAAGGCGTCTTGCAAGCCGTCACCCAGCAGATTGAACGCCAGCATCGTGATGGAGATGAAGAACGCCGGGAAGAACAGCCGCCACCATTGTCCGGACAGGATCGTTGTCAACCCGTCGTTCGCCATCACGCCCCAGCTCGCCATCGGCGGTTGGATGCCGAGACCGAGGAAGCTCAGGAACGCTTCCGCGAAGATCGCCGACGGCACGGAGAACGTGACCTGGACGATGATGACGCCCATGGCGTTAGGCAGCAGATGCTTGCGGATAATCTGGCTCGGGGAAGATCCGAGCGCTCTGGCCGCGAGCACGTATTCCGAGCTCTTCAGGCTTAGCACCTGGCCCCGCACGATCCGGGCCATTCCAATCCAGCCCGTAGCGCTTAGCGCGATAATAATGGTGAGCAGCCCCGGGCCCATAATGACCATCAGCAGAATAACAATCAGCAGGTAGGGAATGCCGTACAGCAGATCCACGAACCGCATCATGATGTTATCAATACGACCTCCGGCATAACCGGAAATGCCTCCGTACACAATGCCGATCAGGAAGTCGATCAGCGCCGCCATCAAGCCGATGAACAGCGAAATTCGCGCGCCGTAGAGAATCCGGGCATACACATCGCGCCCTAACTCATCCGTGCCGAACCAATGCGCGGCGGATGGCTTCTGATTTCCTTCCAGCAGCACCTGTTTGGAATAGCTTTGGTCCGTCAGATACGGTCCCGCCACAGCAAGCACCGCAATCAGCACAATCAAAATCAATCCGAGCATCGCCAGCTTGTTCTTGAGCAGCCGTGTCCAGGCTTCCTGCCAGAAGGTCATTCGCGGACGAACGATGGCTTCCCCCATCCCGGCTCGCGGTTGCATCGGTACGAATAATGAATCCGGAACGTTCATGGTCAGGCCTCCCTTCGGTGAAGCTTAATGCGGGGATCAATGAATCCGTAGGCGACATCCACCAGAAACATCATGAACACCAACAGCGCGCTATAGAACACCGTTGTGCCCATAATTAATGAATAATCACGGTTGTTGATACCGTCCACGAAATACTTGCCCATCCCCGGAATCGCAAAAATCTTCTCAATCACGAAACTCCCGGTCAACACGTTAGCCACCAAAGCCCCAAGCAATGTGACCACGGGCAAAATCGCGTTACGCAACGCATGCTTGACGATAATGCTGAACGGCGACAGCCCTTTGGCCCGCGCCGTTTCAATGTAATCTTCCGTCAGCACTTCCAGCATGTTCGCGCGGGTCAAGCGCGCGATGATGGCAAGCGGACCGGTCGAGAGCGCTAAGGCCGGAAGAATGACATGCTTCCAGCTCCCCCACATCGCGACCGGCAACAGCTTCCATTCCACCGCGACGTACTTGATGAGGAGCGTCGCTACAACAAAGTTAGGCACCGTGATGCCGATCACGGCAAAGATCATCGCCATGTAATCGATGATGCCGTTGCGGCGTAACGCCGCCAGGGTTCCCAGCAGCACGCCGGAAACGACGGCGAATCCGATGGACACCATCCCCAGCTTGAACGATACCGGAAAACCCCGTTCAATCATGGAATTCACCGTATTGGGGAAATGGCCGATGGACGGACCCAAATCCAACTGCAGCAAGGACTTCAGATATAACACATATTGTACCGAAACCGGTTTGTCCAAATTGTAAAATTCCATCATGTTCTGCACCGCGGTCGGATTCGAATTCCGCCCGTCTTTCTCAAACGGAGACCCGGGTACCGTATGCATCAGAAAGAACGTTACGGTAATGATCAGCCATAAGGTGACAATCATGGAGATAAATCTGCGAAGTATGTATTGTGCCATGCTATGCCCTCACCTCACCCGTTTAGTTAACAGAAATTCGTACGCATCGCCAGCTCCGTCATGACCAGCATCGCTTGGTAAGCCTCAAGGATATCCTTGGCCTGAAAAGAGACGACGGGACGGTTCCCCTCCAGGGTGGTGCCCGGCATCAGATGAGCCCATTCGGCCTGGCCGTAGTTGGCGAATTCGATTGTCAGCAGCGGACGGTCCGGCGGTACGAGCGGCTTTACGCGTTCGCGGCTCGCCAGCGCTTCCTTCGTCTTCGCCTGCAGGAGTTCGCCGCTCTTGGCCGGTGTCAGACTCAGCGCCGAGGTGCGGGAGATGCGCTTCTTGACCACAGCCGTCGTGACGCCGGGGATCAGCGCTTCCGCTTCCAAGGCGGTTTCGTCATCGCCCGCCACCAGCAGCACCGGTACGCCGTAATGTCCTGCCACGTAAGCGTTAAAGCCCAGCTCGCCCACGGCGACATCGTTGATGTACATGTTCCGGACGCCGAAAATCATGGTGTGGCTCAGCACGCCCTTCGTGGCCGCCATCG
Protein-coding sequences here:
- a CDS encoding ABC transporter permease, whose protein sequence is MAQYILRRFISMIVTLWLIITVTFFLMHTVPGSPFEKDGRNSNPTAVQNMMEFYNLDKPVSVQYVLYLKSLLQLDLGPSIGHFPNTVNSMIERGFPVSFKLGMVSIGFAVVSGVLLGTLAALRRNGIIDYMAMIFAVIGITVPNFVVATLLIKYVAVEWKLLPVAMWGSWKHVILPALALSTGPLAIIARLTRANMLEVLTEDYIETARAKGLSPFSIIVKHALRNAILPVVTLLGALVANVLTGSFVIEKIFAIPGMGKYFVDGINNRDYSLIMGTTVFYSALLVFMMFLVDVAYGFIDPRIKLHRREA
- a CDS encoding M55 family metallopeptidase, translating into MKLYISIDMEGVTGLVDSTFVDSRQHNYERGRHIMTDEANHVIGSAFQEGCSEVIVNDSHSKMNNLIIEKLHPETQLITGDVKPYSMVQGLDASFGGAAFLGYHTMAATKGVLSHTMIFGVRNMYINDVAVGELGFNAYVAGHYGVPVLLVAGDDETALEAEALIPGVTTAVVKKRISRTSALSLTPAKSGELLQAKTKEALASRERVKPLVPPDRPLLTIEFANYGQAEWAHLMPGTTLEGNRPVVSFQAKDILEAYQAMLVMTELAMRTNFC